In one Alphaproteobacteria bacterium genomic region, the following are encoded:
- a CDS encoding NAD(P)/FAD-dependent oxidoreductase, with the protein MTSMTSTPQRTAEIAGAGLAGLAAATALAKRGWRVRVHEKGKELREIGAGIYLWQNALHALRGLGVYDKVEESGVRSTVPRLLQDHKGREINLRRNGYGDPELIVILRTELHRILAEEAAASGVDIVTNSRVMGADPEGRLEFESGMGPKVDLVVGADGVFSKVRDSTKLARRIVGLRDGCGRHLIPRKDGDGLNSRRIEMWNGGRRIGMAPANKDYHYVFLCCPEEDVAGRIQQPFNLEAWVQSHPMYEEYLRRLPRHPEEHWRPFFNVHCSHWSKGRVCIVGDAAHGMAPNLGQGACVAIVNATVLAKTVSETNDILDGLQRWERAERPYIDQTQRMSYLYGFVGTRWPSKLLGLRSRILPIISRTDTFQRNLRCAVDHLPSI; encoded by the coding sequence ATGACCAGCATGACCTCCACTCCACAAAGGACCGCCGAAATTGCAGGCGCAGGCCTGGCCGGCCTCGCCGCCGCAACCGCGCTGGCCAAGCGCGGCTGGAGGGTCCGTGTGCATGAAAAGGGCAAGGAACTTCGAGAAATCGGTGCAGGTATTTATCTCTGGCAGAATGCGCTGCATGCGCTGCGCGGCCTTGGGGTGTACGACAAAGTCGAGGAAAGCGGCGTACGCTCGACCGTTCCCCGGCTACTGCAGGACCACAAAGGTCGCGAGATCAACCTGCGGCGAAACGGTTACGGCGACCCTGAACTGATCGTCATTCTGCGGACCGAACTTCATCGCATCCTCGCCGAGGAAGCCGCAGCTTCCGGCGTCGATATCGTAACGAACTCCCGTGTGATGGGTGCCGACCCGGAAGGCCGGCTCGAATTTGAGAGCGGGATGGGTCCCAAGGTCGATCTGGTCGTGGGGGCGGACGGTGTCTTCTCCAAGGTCCGGGACTCCACGAAGCTGGCGCGGCGCATTGTCGGTCTGCGCGACGGCTGCGGCAGACATCTGATCCCGCGGAAGGATGGCGATGGCCTGAACTCCCGTCGCATTGAAATGTGGAATGGCGGGCGGCGCATCGGAATGGCACCGGCCAACAAGGACTATCACTACGTATTCCTGTGCTGCCCGGAGGAGGATGTCGCCGGCCGGATTCAACAACCGTTCAATCTGGAGGCCTGGGTCCAAAGCCACCCGATGTACGAGGAATACCTGCGCCGACTTCCGCGGCATCCCGAAGAGCACTGGCGGCCGTTCTTCAACGTGCATTGCTCACATTGGTCAAAGGGTCGCGTTTGCATCGTCGGGGACGCGGCCCATGGAATGGCCCCCAATCTCGGCCAGGGTGCCTGCGTCGCCATCGTCAATGCCACGGTACTGGCGAAAACGGTCTCCGAAACCAACGATATCCTGGACGGCCTGCAGCGCTGGGAGCGGGCGGAGCGCCCCTATATCGATCAGACGCAGCGCATGTCCTACCTTTACGGCTTTGTCGGAACCCGCTGGCCCAGCAAGCTGCTGGGACTTCGAAGCCGCATCCTGCCGATCATTTCGCGCACGGACACATTCCAGCGAAACCTGAGATGCGCGGTCGACCATCTGCCCTCGATCTAG
- a CDS encoding alpha/beta hydrolase, with product MPQEIDCPSWEAGDGDPLVLVHGIGASHNAWDGVVNNLQARFRCISYDLRGHGTAPVPSVPFTLDDLVDDLERLRARLDLPRMHIAGHSLGGMIGPAYARKYPERVATLSLLSTAAGRTSEDSAKVIGVVERMERDGIGNVLETLVDRWYTDAFAEANPNVVRARLDQVMSTNPEVFLNVFRIYAETEMAPWLKEVNTPSLVLTGELDGGCNPRLNTFIDSQLPNSELVILNGLKHAILAEAPGRVAAEVGRFISAQTPDV from the coding sequence ATGCCTCAAGAAATCGATTGTCCTTCCTGGGAAGCCGGAGACGGAGACCCGCTTGTCCTGGTGCATGGAATTGGCGCCTCCCACAATGCCTGGGACGGCGTGGTGAACAATCTTCAGGCGCGGTTTCGGTGCATCAGCTATGACCTTCGTGGCCACGGCACCGCGCCGGTGCCGTCGGTGCCCTTCACGCTGGACGATCTTGTCGACGATCTCGAGCGGCTTCGTGCGCGGCTCGACCTTCCAAGAATGCATATCGCCGGGCATTCGCTGGGCGGTATGATCGGTCCGGCCTATGCACGAAAATATCCCGAAAGGGTCGCGACCCTGTCGCTGCTGTCCACGGCCGCCGGCCGTACCTCGGAGGACAGCGCGAAAGTCATCGGCGTCGTCGAACGCATGGAACGCGACGGCATCGGCAATGTTCTCGAGACCCTTGTCGACCGCTGGTACACCGATGCCTTCGCCGAAGCGAACCCGAATGTCGTCCGCGCCCGGCTCGATCAGGTCATGTCGACGAATCCGGAGGTCTTCCTGAACGTTTTCCGCATTTACGCGGAGACCGAGATGGCGCCATGGCTCAAGGAAGTGAACACCCCTTCCCTGGTGCTCACGGGTGAGCTGGATGGCGGCTGCAACCCGCGCCTCAACACATTCATCGACAGTCAGCTTCCGAATTCGGAGCTCGTCATACTGAACGGCCTCAAGCACGCGATCCTGGCCGAGGCGCCGGGTCGCGTCGCGGCTGAAGTGGGCCGCTTCATCTCCGCCCAGACCCCGGATGTCTGA
- a CDS encoding glycine betaine/L-proline ABC transporter ATP-binding protein, with translation MSAKLKIANLSKVFGDKPDIVFGMAREGLHPKEIFERTGQMLAVSDVSFDVNEGEIFTIMGLSGSGKSTLVRCLNRLVEPTSGTVLLDGEDICGASPARLRDIRRHKLSMVFQNFALLPHKSVRQNVEFGLLIRDEPAVERRRRAESAIEQVGLTPWADRFPDSLSGGMKQRVGLARALASDADIMLMDEPFSALDPLIRTDLQAELIRIQKAIKKTIIFITHDFYEAVKLSDKVAIMRDGRCVQVASPEEIVLSPADGYVRDFAKELDPARVISARTMARFGGAAVDPDASPDDVLAAMRAAGKSCLIVADEIGAPQGYICRADLDSLARSSGARARDFCNGASVRVVPETMPLIDVYSVMGDGLPVAVVDAKRRIVGTFDAGDVLSRLSTSAHSHQRAV, from the coding sequence GTGTCGGCGAAACTCAAGATCGCGAACCTGTCGAAGGTGTTTGGGGATAAGCCGGATATTGTCTTCGGCATGGCCCGGGAGGGGCTGCATCCAAAGGAGATATTCGAGCGTACCGGCCAGATGCTGGCGGTGTCCGACGTCTCGTTCGACGTGAATGAAGGCGAAATCTTCACCATCATGGGCCTGTCCGGGTCGGGGAAATCCACCCTGGTCCGGTGTCTGAACCGTCTCGTGGAGCCGACATCCGGTACCGTCCTGCTGGACGGCGAGGATATCTGTGGTGCCTCGCCTGCGCGCCTGCGGGATATCCGGCGTCACAAGCTGTCCATGGTGTTTCAGAACTTCGCACTTCTGCCGCACAAATCGGTCCGTCAGAATGTGGAATTCGGTCTGCTGATCCGTGACGAACCGGCGGTCGAACGCCGCCGCAGGGCGGAAAGTGCAATCGAACAGGTCGGTCTCACGCCCTGGGCGGACCGCTTTCCGGATAGCCTGAGCGGCGGCATGAAACAGCGGGTCGGATTGGCCAGGGCCCTGGCCAGCGATGCCGACATCATGCTGATGGACGAACCTTTCAGCGCCCTGGATCCCCTGATCCGAACCGACCTTCAGGCCGAACTGATCCGAATCCAAAAGGCGATCAAGAAGACAATCATCTTCATCACGCACGACTTCTATGAGGCCGTGAAGTTGAGCGACAAGGTCGCCATCATGCGCGACGGCCGTTGCGTTCAGGTCGCCTCGCCGGAAGAGATCGTGCTCTCTCCGGCGGATGGCTATGTCCGGGACTTTGCAAAGGAACTGGACCCCGCGCGTGTGATTTCCGCGCGAACAATGGCCCGTTTCGGCGGGGCGGCCGTTGACCCCGATGCCAGTCCGGACGACGTCCTGGCCGCCATGCGCGCCGCTGGAAAATCCTGCCTGATCGTGGCGGACGAGATCGGCGCGCCGCAGGGCTATATCTGCCGTGCCGATCTGGACTCCTTGGCGCGTTCCAGCGGTGCCCGGGCGCGGGATTTCTGCAACGGGGCCAGCGTCCGGGTGGTTCCGGAAACCATGCCGTTGATCGATGTCTATTCCGTCATGGGCGACGGTCTGCCCGTGGCTGTCGTCGATGCGAAAAGGCGGATCGTCGGGACCTTCGATGCGGGCGACGTGTTGAGCCGGCTGTCGACTTCGGCCCATTCCCATCAGCGTGCCGTTTGA
- a CDS encoding proline/glycine betaine ABC transporter permease, translating to MDRLPEDYELPVDDVINLFVGWLVDEWRPVFQAFRWPISFVLDNIQDFLLVLPFWAVVIAFFVIGWRAAGFRTGVFAAASFLAIALMGIWDQAMETLSILMTSVTFCIVAGIPIGILVGRHNRLWLGLRPILDIMQTTPSFVYLVPVVMLFGIGTVPGVIATIFFSIPPIIRLTNLGMRQIPVETREAGEAFGATEWQSLFHIRLPLALPSIMAGLNQTLLMSMVMSVIISMIGAEGLGLTVLQGIGRLDVGLAGVGGIGIILLAITLDRITQGLGEHARQLHGGGTDQSLVRRVFSVVFSTSPEVKTNK from the coding sequence ATGGATAGACTTCCCGAAGACTATGAACTGCCGGTCGACGACGTCATCAACCTGTTCGTCGGGTGGCTTGTCGATGAATGGCGTCCGGTTTTCCAGGCGTTCCGGTGGCCAATTTCCTTCGTCCTGGACAACATTCAGGACTTCCTTCTGGTCCTGCCGTTCTGGGCTGTGGTGATCGCCTTTTTCGTGATCGGCTGGCGCGCTGCAGGATTTCGTACAGGCGTCTTCGCGGCGGCATCGTTCCTGGCGATTGCCCTGATGGGCATCTGGGATCAGGCGATGGAAACGCTGTCGATCCTGATGACCTCCGTGACCTTCTGCATCGTTGCGGGCATTCCGATCGGGATTCTGGTAGGGCGCCACAACAGGCTTTGGCTGGGGCTACGGCCGATCCTCGACATCATGCAGACGACGCCGTCCTTCGTGTACCTGGTGCCTGTGGTGATGCTGTTCGGGATCGGCACCGTGCCGGGTGTGATCGCCACGATCTTCTTCTCCATTCCGCCAATCATTCGGCTGACCAATCTCGGGATGCGGCAGATTCCCGTCGAAACGCGGGAGGCCGGGGAGGCCTTCGGCGCAACGGAGTGGCAGTCGCTGTTTCACATCCGCCTGCCGCTGGCCCTGCCGTCAATCATGGCGGGCCTGAACCAGACGCTTCTGATGTCCATGGTCATGAGCGTGATCATCTCCATGATCGGCGCCGAGGGGCTGGGCCTTACCGTTCTACAGGGGATCGGTCGCCTTGATGTCGGCCTCGCCGGCGTCGGGGGCATCGGCATCATCCTGCTGGCCATCACATTGGACCGGATCACCCAGGGCCTGGGTGAACATGCAAGGCAACTGCACGGGGGGGGCACTGATCAGTCATTGGTGCGCCGGGTTTTCTCAGTTGTCTTCAGCACTTCCCCGGAAGTGAAGACCAACAAGTGA
- the proX gene encoding glycine betaine/L-proline ABC transporter substrate-binding protein ProX — protein sequence MTLFGLNARIVTLVGAAFIAGIGFSAQAEDLPGSGKEASPARPNWDSFWFGQAILDKAMVRLGYEVDAPKTLGVPAIFTSMSHGELHYMADTILPNHAGLYEKTEGTVRRIGPLMSPGTIQGYAVDKKTADAHNIRYLEDLLDPNIARLFDQDGDGRADMIGPNPDWTGSSAVVDHHMTELGLKDSIKVVQGNYTTLSADAVGRFKGGDAIFIYTWFPNPVTMDLLPGEDLVWLELKNPTLPKDQWEQYQALTDAPGCANPCDIGWLPTTYYIAASEEWAKENPAAVAFFERIKMKLSDRVWQNGLMKNGEKSEEDISRHADIWIEQHRDEFEAWIAEAIEVGSEN from the coding sequence ATGACTTTGTTTGGGTTGAATGCACGAATTGTTACCCTGGTCGGGGCAGCGTTCATCGCCGGGATCGGGTTCAGCGCGCAGGCCGAGGACCTGCCCGGGTCCGGGAAGGAAGCGAGCCCGGCGCGGCCGAACTGGGATTCATTCTGGTTCGGTCAGGCGATCCTCGACAAGGCGATGGTGCGGCTGGGCTATGAGGTCGATGCGCCGAAGACCCTCGGCGTTCCGGCAATCTTCACGTCGATGTCGCATGGCGAACTTCACTACATGGCCGACACCATTCTGCCGAACCATGCCGGTCTCTACGAAAAGACCGAAGGAACCGTGCGGCGGATCGGCCCGCTCATGAGCCCGGGTACCATTCAGGGGTATGCGGTCGACAAGAAGACCGCCGATGCGCACAACATTCGCTACCTGGAAGACCTGCTGGATCCGAACATTGCCAGGCTGTTCGATCAGGATGGCGATGGCAGGGCCGATATGATCGGGCCGAATCCGGACTGGACCGGGTCGTCGGCCGTTGTCGACCACCACATGACGGAACTGGGTCTGAAGGACAGCATCAAGGTCGTACAGGGCAATTACACGACCCTGTCCGCGGATGCCGTCGGGCGGTTCAAGGGCGGCGATGCCATCTTCATCTACACCTGGTTCCCGAACCCGGTAACCATGGATCTGCTGCCCGGCGAGGACCTGGTTTGGCTGGAGCTCAAGAACCCCACCTTGCCGAAGGATCAGTGGGAACAGTATCAGGCGCTGACCGACGCGCCGGGCTGTGCCAATCCGTGCGATATCGGATGGCTGCCGACGACATATTACATCGCGGCCAGTGAGGAGTGGGCGAAGGAGAACCCCGCCGCCGTCGCCTTCTTCGAGCGCATCAAGATGAAGCTCTCGGACCGCGTCTGGCAGAACGGCCTCATGAAGAATGGTGAAAAGAGCGAAGAGGATATCAGTCGTCACGCCGATATCTGGATCGAGCAGCATCGTGATGAATTCGAGGCATGGATCGCGGAAGCAATCGAGGTTGGATCGGAGAACTGA